ATCCTCACCGAGACCGATCGAATCGTGCGTCATCACGTGCACGACACGCTGTTTCATCAACGCTCCGAGGCGGATCGCCGGGCGGCTGTAATCGGCAAACGCCAGAAAAGTACCGGACAATGGAATGTAACCACCGTGCAGCGCGATACCGTTCATCGCGGCCGCCATGCCGTGTTCGCGCACGCCGTAATGGATATAGTTGCCGCCGAAATTGTCACGAGTCAGTGATTGTGCATTGCCGGGTTTGGTGCCATTGGAGCCACTCAGGTCGGCTGAACCTGAAACTAATCCCGGCACAACATCCAGTAACGACTCGAGTACCTGCTGCGAGGACTGCCGGGTAGCAAGTTTTGGCTTTTCTTCGCTGAAACGCTCTTTTAGCGAATAGATACAGGCCTGAAAATCCGTCCCCAGGGAACCGTCCTGCATTGCTACAAAACGATCGCGTCTCTCCGCCGGCAAGGCATCCATGCGTGCTTGCCATTGCCTGCGGCTGTCAGCGCCGCGGCGGCCACAGTCGCGCCAGCTGATCAGCAATTCCTCGGGTATTTCAAATGCCGCGCTGTCCCATTTCAGATTCTCCCGTACCAGCCTGATATCATCTTCGCCCAGCGGCGCACCGTGGATGGCGGCGCTGCCCTGTTTATTGGGTGCGCCGTAACCGATCACGGTTTTGCAGGCGATCAACGAAGGTTTATTCGTCTGCCTTGCTTTTGCAATCGCTTCGGCGATCGCGTCCGGTTTGTGACCATCGACGTAACAGACATCCCAGCCCGCCGCTTCGAAACGAGCCAACTGGTTGGATGACGTCGTCAGGCTGGTAGTGCCGTCGATTGAAATGCCGTTATCGTCGAACAAAACAATCATCTTGGATAGCCTGAGATGCCCCGCAAAATCGATTGCCTCATGGCTAATGCCTTCCATCAGGCAACCGTCTCCGGCCAGCACGTAGGTGTAGTGATCGACTATCTCGTCGCCAAATTCGGCGGCGAGTTTCTTCTCGGCCAGCGCCATACCAACCGCGGTAGCAATACCCTGGCCCAGTGGCCCGGTCGTCATTTCGATACCCCTGGCGTAGCCATACTCGGGATGACCCGCGGTTTTTGATCCAAGCTGGCGGAAATTCTTGATTTCATCGAGGGTCAGGTCTTCATAACCGCACAGGTACAGCAGGCTGTACAACAGCATCGAACCATGGCCTGCCGACAGAATGAATCGGTCGCGGTCCGGCCAGTCCGGCGTTGCGGCATCGAATTTCAGAAAATCGGCAAACAAGACGCTGGCGACATCGGCCATGCCCATCGGCATGCCTGGGTGGCCCGAGTTAGCCTTTTGCACCGCGTCCATCGAAAGTGCACGGATCGCGTTAGCCATGAGTCGGCGGCTTTCGCTTTTACTCTGATCTTTTTGAACCTTTGTATCCATCTATTCTCTCCGTTAAGCCGCGCGACGTTTACGTTCAACCAACTGCAGTACCAGCGGCGTGAAAATGAGCTGCATGGCAAGATCGATCTTGCCGCCGGGAATGACGATGACGTTGGGTCGTGACATGAAACTGTTGTGGATCATCGTCAACAGGTAAGGAAAGTCGATGCCGCGTGGATTGGCGAAGCGGATCACAACCATCGACTCGTCCGCGGTCGGAATCCAGCGTGCGATAAACGGGTTCGAGGTATCGACGACCGGCACACGCTGAAAATTGATATCGGTGTTGGTGAACTGCGGGCAGATGTACTCGATGTAATCCGGCATACGGCGCAGGATGGTGTCGGTAATTGCCTCAGCCGAGTAACCGCGCGAGGCCTTGTCGCGGTGAATTTTCTGGATCCATTCGAGGTTAGTGACCGGCACCACGCCGACTTTCAGGTCAGCATACTGGGCGACATCGGCCTGGGCAGTTTTAACCGCCCCGTGCAGGCCCTCGTAAAACAACAGGTCGGTATCTTCGGGGAAAGATTCCCACTCGGTGAATTCTCCCGGTGCCACACCATAAATTTCACTTTCCTGGTCATCGTGCACGTAGTGGCGCGTTTTACCGGTGCCAGTTTCGCTGTATTGGCGAAACTCTTCTTCGAGCTCCGACAGCAGGTTGGCTTCCGGACCGAAGTGACTGAAATTCTTGTTACCGCCTTCCTCGGCATGCGCCATGGCAGCCTTCATCTCCTGGCGATTGTGACGATGAAAGGCGTCACCCTCGATGAAACAGGCGCTGATATTTTCACGAAAGAAAATATGCTCGAAGGTTTCCTTGACGGTCGAGGTACCGGCGCCGGAAGAGCCGGTGATCGAAAGGATGGGATGTTTTCTGGACATGGGCAGAACCTAGTTTCTAAACAAACTGCGGTTTTCGAACAGTGGGAAGCGAGTGCTCTCGACCGCGTCGCCGGTGATGTAGTCGATGACTTCCTGGACCCGGTCCCTGGAACCGAAAATAAGCGGCACACGCTTGTGCAGTGAAACCAGTTTCATTTCCAGTATCCGCTCGATACCGTCGCTGGCCAGGCCACCGGCCTGTTCGATGATAAAGGCGAGTGGCAGCGCTTCGTACAGCAAGCGCAAGCGGCCGCTCTCGTAACCGGGGCGCGAATCCCCGGGATACAGGAAAACGCCGCCGCGAATCAGGATGCGGTAAGCTTCTGCGACCAGCGAAGCGTTCCAGCGCATGTTGAAATCTTCGCCCAGGGGGCCGCTCTCGCCGGCGATACAGTCGTCGATGAAATAGCGCACGCTGTCGTCCCAAAAACGATAGTTCGAAGTGTTGATGGCGAATTCATGCTGCCCGGCCGGGATAATCAATGCCTCGTCGACCAGGTAAAACTTATCGCTCTCGGGATCGAGCATAAAACTATGAGTGCCGTCACCGCAGGCCAGGATTAGCCGGGTTTGGGGGCCATAAAACAAAAAGCCTGACGCTTTTTGAATATCGCCCAGCGGTTTGTCGAAGAGGCTTGTGGTATCGGCAGCCAGCACTGAAAAAACGGTGCCGATAGAGGTATTGGTATCGATATTCGAGGAACCGTCGAGCGGATCGATCGCCACCGCGAGGGTTGCATCGGCGTCAATCTCGATCAATTCGTCGTTTTCCTCGGATGCGATAAACCCGATAGGTAATTTACCCAGCGCCTCGACAAAAA
This window of the Gammaproteobacteria bacterium genome carries:
- the tkt gene encoding transketolase gives rise to the protein MDTKVQKDQSKSESRRLMANAIRALSMDAVQKANSGHPGMPMGMADVASVLFADFLKFDAATPDWPDRDRFILSAGHGSMLLYSLLYLCGYEDLTLDEIKNFRQLGSKTAGHPEYGYARGIEMTTGPLGQGIATAVGMALAEKKLAAEFGDEIVDHYTYVLAGDGCLMEGISHEAIDFAGHLRLSKMIVLFDDNGISIDGTTSLTTSSNQLARFEAAGWDVCYVDGHKPDAIAEAIAKARQTNKPSLIACKTVIGYGAPNKQGSAAIHGAPLGEDDIRLVRENLKWDSAAFEIPEELLISWRDCGRRGADSRRQWQARMDALPAERRDRFVAMQDGSLGTDFQACIYSLKERFSEEKPKLATRQSSQQVLESLLDVVPGLVSGSADLSGSNGTKPGNAQSLTRDNFGGNYIHYGVREHGMAAAMNGIALHGGYIPLSGTFLAFADYSRPAIRLGALMKQRVVHVMTHDSIGLGEDGPTHQPVEQIASLRAMPNLMVFRPADAVEVAESWACALNETESPSVICLTRQGVPTLRTHHHRENLVARGAYLLREPPGKRKATLLATGSEVQIALEAADMLARFGVEVAVASMPCWELFEKQSPEYQKIVLGGECRVAIEAASPMGWDRWLGKRSSMIGMPGFGASAKAEDLYAHFGITAQAVRDEVRRLLQI
- a CDS encoding phosphoribulokinase — encoded protein: MSRKHPILSITGSSGAGTSTVKETFEHIFFRENISACFIEGDAFHRHNRQEMKAAMAHAEEGGNKNFSHFGPEANLLSELEEEFRQYSETGTGKTRHYVHDDQESEIYGVAPGEFTEWESFPEDTDLLFYEGLHGAVKTAQADVAQYADLKVGVVPVTNLEWIQKIHRDKASRGYSAEAITDTILRRMPDYIEYICPQFTNTDINFQRVPVVDTSNPFIARWIPTADESMVVIRFANPRGIDFPYLLTMIHNSFMSRPNVIVIPGGKIDLAMQLIFTPLVLQLVERKRRAA
- a CDS encoding class 1 fructose-bisphosphatase; this encodes MTSEIRLEQYLASMAKQAGMHEDLASIILVIASTGAKLAKTIARQGLSAQSSGSFSKNAGGDNQKPLDILSHGLFVEALGKLPIGFIASEENDELIEIDADATLAVAIDPLDGSSNIDTNTSIGTVFSVLAADTTSLFDKPLGDIQKASGFLFYGPQTRLILACGDGTHSFMLDPESDKFYLVDEALIIPAGQHEFAINTSNYRFWDDSVRYFIDDCIAGESGPLGEDFNMRWNASLVAEAYRILIRGGVFLYPGDSRPGYESGRLRLLYEALPLAFIIEQAGGLASDGIERILEMKLVSLHKRVPLIFGSRDRVQEVIDYITGDAVESTRFPLFENRSLFRN